CGCCTTGCGGACCTTGCGCCAGCGCCGGTCGAGCCGGTCGAGGGCGAAGGTGCGGAGCGGCTGGCGCGCCGGCGGCTCCTGCCGCCACGCGCCGATGGCAAGCCACGCCACCAGGTCGAGCAGCAGCATGCGCAGCCGCTGCGACCCGAGCGCGGCGAGCACGCGATCATAGGCCTCCTCGCGCGCCGCCTCGAGCTTTGGCCTCCACTCCGCATGAAGATCGTTCCGGCCGAGGAAAACATCGAGATTGCGGGCGTCGCCGAGCTGGCCCGCGAACCACCGCAATTCCTCGCGCAGGCGCGCGCCTTCGTCGTCGCGAACGACGGGTCCGAACAGCGAGAAGGCCGCGCGCAGCCTTCGGATCGCCACCCGCGCCTGGTGCAGCGCCGCCGGGTCCCGCTTCGCCACCAGGTCCTCGTTCAATCGGAAATGCTTGAGGCAGGCATGGGCGATCGCCGCAAAGCCGGCGCCCGCGTCGGCTTCGGGATCGACCCGAACCGGGCCCGCTTTGGCGACCTTGCCGAGGCGGCCGTCGGCGAGCGCGAAGCCGCGCTCGGATTTGCTGAGCACGCCGATGCGCAGCGGCAGGTCGCGGGCGAGGGCGCGCGCAAGATCGAACAGGGCGGCCGCCTCGCCCCGCTTCAGCTCCAGTTCGATCTCGTCCAGCGGCTTCTCGCGCGTGTCGCCGCGGATTGAGCCGTGGTCGAGGATCAGTTCGATCTCCGCGCCTTGCCATTCCAGCAGCCAGATCGTCCGCTCGACGTCGGACACGGTGACCGGCGCCAATGACGCGCGCAGCTTGGGCTTGAGCAGCCCGGCGAGCGGAGTCTCGGCGAGCGCGGCCTGGTCCAACCCTGGGCCTTCGATGTCCCGCTCCCATTCCGGCCGGTCGAACAGGCCCGCCGACCCGGCCGCGTCCTGCTTAACCGTCTGGACGAACCGACCCTCGGCCGCCCGCACCCGCAGCGAGTAACCGGCTTTGCGCAAGGCCGCTTTGCCGGTGTCGTAGTAGGTCGAAACTTGGCGCAGGCTGCGGCGCGCCCGCCCGGCCAGCGCCGGATGGCGCGCCAGCGCCTCGGCCGCGTCCGCGTCGACCTCGAGCTTGAGCTCGACCTCCTGATCCTCGCGCATGCGCTCCTCGCTCGGCCGACTCGGGCGGCACCCCTGTAACCCTCCCCGCAGCGGCCGCCAAATCGGGCTCCATTTGCGACCAACTTCAAATCGCGAGACATTCGGGACTGCAGGCAGCATCGTGGAGCCCCACCCTTCCCCCGCCGCCTCCGGCTTGCTAGAGCGCGCGCAACCGCCGCGCCGGACTCCGCCCGGCGCGAAGTCTCACTTCGCGACGAGGACATTATGACCGCCATCGGCAACAACAGTCTCAACACCCGCTCCACCCTCCAGGTCGGCGGCAAGAGCTACGCTTATTATTCGCTGAAGAAGGCGGCCGCGGCGCTCGGCGACGTCTCGCGGCTGCCGATGTCGATGAAGGTGCTGCTCGAGAACCTGCTGCGCTTCGAGGACGGCAAGACCGTGCTGCGCGAGGACATCCAGGCTTTGGTCGACTGGCAGCAGACGCGCAGCTCGGTCCGCGAAATCCAGTATCGCCCGGCGCGCGTGCTGATGCAGGACTTCACCGGCGTGCCCGCGGTCGTCGATCTCGCCGCGATGCGCGACGCGATGAAGGCGCTCGGCGGCAATCCGGAGAAGATCAACCCGCAGGTTCCGGTCCACCTCGTCATCGACCACTCGGTCATGGTCGACGAGTTCGGCAATGCCCGCGCGTTCGAGAAGAACGTCGCGCTCGAATATCAGCGCAACATCGAGCGCTACCAGTTCCTGAAATGGGGTGCGACCGCGTTCGATAATTTCAAGGTCGTGCCGCCGGGCACCGGCATCTGCCACCAGGTCAATCTCGAGAATATCGCCCGCGCCGTCTGGTCGTCGCAGGACGCGTCGGGCACCGAAGTCGCCTACCCGGACACTTTGGTCGGCACCGATAGCCACACGACCATGGTCAACGGTTTGGGCGTGCTCGGCTGGGGCGTCGGCGGTATCGAGGCCGAAGCCGCGATGCTCGGCCAGCCCGTCTCCATGCTGATCCCCGAAGTGGTCGGCTTCCACCTCACCGGCGCGCTCGCCGAGGGCATCACCGCCACCGATCTCGTCCTCACCGTCACCCAGTTGCTGCGCAAGAAGGGCGTCGTCGGCCGCTTCGTCGAATTTTACGGCCCCGGCGTCGCCGCGCTCAGCCTCGCCGACCGCGCGACGATCGCCAACATGGCGCCCGAATATGGCGCGACCTGCGGCTTCTTCGGCATCGACGGCA
This portion of the Sphingomonas sp. LY54 genome encodes:
- a CDS encoding CHAD domain-containing protein: MREDQEVELKLEVDADAAEALARHPALAGRARRSLRQVSTYYDTGKAALRKAGYSLRVRAAEGRFVQTVKQDAAGSAGLFDRPEWERDIEGPGLDQAALAETPLAGLLKPKLRASLAPVTVSDVERTIWLLEWQGAEIELILDHGSIRGDTREKPLDEIELELKRGEAAALFDLARALARDLPLRIGVLSKSERGFALADGRLGKVAKAGPVRVDPEADAGAGFAAIAHACLKHFRLNEDLVAKRDPAALHQARVAIRRLRAAFSLFGPVVRDDEGARLREELRWFAGQLGDARNLDVFLGRNDLHAEWRPKLEAAREEAYDRVLAALGSQRLRMLLLDLVAWLAIGAWRQEPPARQPLRTFALDRLDRRWRKVRKAGGQLRQVDEEARHRFRIDVKKLRYAVEFLEGLDTDKAKAKPRKAFLGALEAIQEHLGALNDAATARILLEGLDLEIPTDGSGAKAERRHLAAASKAFDKLRAVGHFWRE